The DNA segment TTGTAGCTCTTGGTGCAGATGTTACTTGGAGTTCATGTAATATATTCTCTACACAAGACCACGCTGCTGCTGCTATAGCTGCTGCCGGAATACCGGTATATGCTTGGAAAGGGCTTAACGAAGAAGAATTTGACTGGTGTATAGAGCAAACACTTTTCTTTGGAGAAGATCGTGAGCCGCTTAACATGATTCTTGATGATGGAGGAGATCTTACCAATATGGTATTTGACCGTTACCCAGAGTTAGCTAAAAATATTAAAGGACTTTCTGAAGAAACTACTACAGGAGTACACCGTCTTTATGAAAGAATGAAGAATGGTACACTGGTTATGCCAGCTATAAACGTTAATGATTCGGTTACTAAATCGAAATTTGATAACAAATACGGGTGTAAAGAAAGTGCTGTTGATGCTGTGCGTCGTGCAACTGACCTTATGCTTGCAGGTAAAAGAGTAGTAGTTTGTGGTTATGGCGATGTGGGTAAAGGTACTGCGGCTTCGTTTAGAGGTGCAGGTTCTATTGTTACCGTTACCGAGATTGACCCAATATGTGCGCTACAAGCTGCTATGGATGGTTTTGAAGTGAAAAGACTAGAAACTGTTATAGGTAATGCTGATATTGTTATAACTACTACAGGTAATAAAGATATTGTAGTAGGGCGTCATTTCGAGATGCTAAAAGATAAAGCTTTAGTATGTAATATTGGTCACTTTGATAATGAGCTAGATATAGCTTGGTTAAACAA comes from the Flavobacterium arcticum genome and includes:
- the ahcY gene encoding adenosylhomocysteinase, whose product is MSTKTVPYVAYKVKDIALAEWGRKEIELAEAEMPGLMALREEYKNEQPLKGARIAGCLHMTIQTAVLIETLVALGADVTWSSCNIFSTQDHAAAAIAAAGIPVYAWKGLNEEEFDWCIEQTLFFGEDREPLNMILDDGGDLTNMVFDRYPELAKNIKGLSEETTTGVHRLYERMKNGTLVMPAINVNDSVTKSKFDNKYGCKESAVDAVRRATDLMLAGKRVVVCGYGDVGKGTAASFRGAGSIVTVTEIDPICALQAAMDGFEVKRLETVIGNADIVITTTGNKDIVVGRHFEMLKDKALVCNIGHFDNELDIAWLNKNHGASKVEIKPQVDKYTINGKDIIILAEGRLVNLGCATGHPSFVMSNSFTNQTLAQIELWKNSENYKNEVYMLPKHLDEKVAALHLAKLGVELETLREDQAAYIGVPVEGPFKPEYYRY